The nucleotide window GAGGACTGATTTTTACATCCCTTCAAGAAGTGAGCCGGAGCCTGTTCCTTCCACTATGGATGATGCGATGATCACGACACTCAAAGCTAAGTGGGGAATCCCTGCTCATATCGAAATGGTGCCGACATGGAAGGATATTGTGCATCTGCACCGTCCAGGGCACTGCGCGTTTTACATGTACCCCTTCGTTGTTGGGTACACGCTCTCTCTCCCCTCTATGGTGGTAGACTTATGCCAATTATACGAAGTGTTCCCGGCTCAACTCTCCCCGTATGCATACAAACTATTTCTTATGCTCATCAAGTACGCAGAGCTGGCCGGCCGAGGAATTTCCCTGGGGCACATGCTtcatatctttgtacctcattttctTCGGGGTACGATGATCCATATGCGCCATCGAGGAACCAAgagtttggtggtgaagatgtACGACAAGGCCAATCTCTGCTTTTGGGGGAACTACTTCTATGTGCGGAGGTAGCACCTCATGGTGGACTCAGCTGGATTTCCAGAGACGTGGAACTTTGCTCataatttttcctttactttgtaATTCATCTTAAGAGGGCCGTCGGTCGTCTTCCCTTAAGAGACATCGCTAAATACTTGTTTTGTCTTTGCAGCTGAGAGATTACCTCCCCTGCTGGTCACCGATATCCGCGAGTGGGTGAGCGTTATTCTCCCCCACACGGTAGGAATTCGCGAGTGGGTGCCCTTCCATGAGAAGTTTGGGCGTAAGCCTCTTACTAGTGAGTTGGCTTGTAATTTTAATTTGTTCCCTGCTTCATAGTTGTTTTTTGAAACTTTATCATTGTACGATCTAATCTCTCTTTACTGACATGTCGAGGAGGAGTGAGGAGAACGAGGGCTCCTCCGCTTGCATTCCGTCAACCGACACCTTCTACTCGTCCTACGCTGAGGGCTGCTGCCCGGCCAGCACCAAGAACTATTGTTCAGCCTGCACCTGCGACCGAAGCTGTGTGCTTGGAGGTTACTCAACTGGAGATTTCGACTCCCGCACCCCGTTCCATAGGCGAATCTTCCCGCGCAAGTAGTGAGGAGGCCTCACCAAAGAGACGGAGGGTGGTGTTGGAAGAGGTTTCCTCGGCCAAAACTTCTTCGAGGGGCATCCTTACGCCGGCGGTGATCGAAATCGGAGATGGTGTCAACCCAACCGTGGAAACGACGCCCATTGCGAGCGTGCAAGGGGTTGATATGGCGTAAACACAAAGTTTTGAGGCTGCCGTTGCTGTTTCGGGCGGCCCTTCAACATCGCGGTTGAACCGCACCCCCTCTTCGGCCAGTGAGAGGGGGAAAGGAGTTGTGGTTGACGATTATGAATCCGAGTCCGACATCGATCCTGAGGACATGAGGATGTTCGAGGAGGGATATACCCAAACCGTAGTGGAAGCGGGAGTCCCTTCTCAAATACTCAAAATCCCGTCTGAACTCAACTTACTGCAAGATATGGTGGACTTTGTGCTGAAGTTCGACCTTCTATGCTCCACTGCTTAAAGCGAAGCTCTTCAGGATGTTAGCGATTCCGCGTTGTTACGCAGTGTAGACGCTCTAGGCCTGAGGGTGAATTCCTATTTGTTTCCATTGTTTAGTGACCTTCGTTCGTTTTTTTATAATATTACTAACTTCTTTCCTCCCTCCTTTCTTTTAGACCTACATGTTGGAGGTCGAGAATGCTCGTAGGGCCGAGACGCAGACCATGATTTTTTTGAAAATGGCCGAGAAGTATCAGCGGTACCGTAACAAGTGTCGTAAGATGCACGAACAGCTCAGAGCGGGTGCCAGTACCCAGTCTACCATGGAGGAGTTAGAGAAAAGATATGAGGACCTGATACGGTCTATCCGCAGATGTAGTGAGCTTGAGGAGCTGTTCTGGGCCAAGGATGAAGAGCTTGAGTTGGGAAAGAGGGTTGCTGCGGAGTGCGAGCATCTTTAGGCGAAGGTGATGTCGTTGCAAGCCGAACTTGAGCATATCACCAGAGTCAAAGCTTTGAGTGCAGAATGGATGGGGAAGTTGGTTGAGCTATAGAAGAAAGTGGTCGAGATGGAAAGCACCAAAAGCGCTAGGACGTCGGCTTTGGCGAGAGCGGTAGCGCTAGAGGACACTATCTGCGTCCTTAAATCTGAGCAGGAATCTGAAAGGGCGATGACCACGCTGAGGGAGGCATAACTTAAGGAGCGCATCAGCAAAATTGACCGGGAGGCTTCAAACTTGGGAGACAGGGTCAAGACTCTCAAGGATGAGAAGGCACAACTATTGGCTCAGGTTGAATCTGCTTCTGCCGTCGTTCCCTACCACTGGTACGAGCTATGGTCCCATGCTGAGTCCCAACGAGATATCTACAAAGGTTTGTGGGAAGCGGGGAGTGTTCCTGAGGCCACCTTTGACGATGCTCAAGCAAAGGCGCGCGAGGCTCATGTTTCCTGTGGCTATGACCCTGCGACACCGGAGGTTGGCAAGGCTGCTGATGTTGAGGACGGGTTTCCTGAAGACAATGATTTGGAGAACAACGGTGATGACGCCGAATGAAAAGTTGTTGCAGCTttcatagttttttttatttttatttcctttgtttCTAAGGGCCTGTTTTGGCCTTTTATAAGGTACGGCTGTTACGTACGCATATTTAAATGAAATAGTTGCTTCGCCTTTATTTATGTATCTTTTAATGGTTTTTTCCTCGTTTGTTACATGCCTTTTTGTTTTGGCATGAACCTTCAATTTTTTTTGTGTGACGAGTCCTTGATCTTTTTGATTGGGAATCCGACCCTACTCGGATCGAGTAGGATCTCGTCGCATGAGGACAAATGAAGTTACTTTGGATCTGCAAGTCCGGGTGAGGTTGACTTCTGATTTGCCGACTTAGGCGGAGTCGACTTTCTCATATGTATTCGAGCGGGGGTCGAACTTGGAATCGCCGTCTTGGGCGAAGTCAATTTCAGACTTAATATGTTTAAACGAGATCAAACTTGGAGTCGACGTCATGGGCGAAGTCAATTTCTGACTTAATACAtccgaacgaggtcgaacttagaGTCGCTATCTTGGGCGAAGTCAGTTTCTGACTTATATCTGAACGAGTTCGAACTTGGAGTCGCCGTCTTGGGCAAAGTCAATTTCTGACTTATAGTTGAATGAGTTCGAACTTGGAGTCGCCGTCTTGGGCGAAGTCAGTTTCTGACTTATATTTGAACGAGTTCGAACTTGGAGTCGCCGTCTTAGGCGAAGTCAATTTCTGACTTATTGTTGAACGAGTTCGAACTTGGAGTCATCGTCTTAGGCGAAGTCAATTTCTGACTTATAGTTGAACGAGTTCGAACTTAGAGTCGGTGTCTTGGGTGAAATCAATTTCTGACTTCTATTTGAACGAGTTCGAACTTTGAGTAGCCATCTTGGGCAAAGTAAATTTCTGACTTATAATTGAACAAGTTCGAACTTGGAGTCGTCGTCTTGGGCGAAGTCAATTTCTGATTTATATTTGAACGAGATCGAACTTGGAGTCGCCGTCTTTGGCGAAGTCAATTTCTGACTTATAGTTGAACGAGTTTGAACTTGGAGTCGCCGTCATTGGCGAAGTTAATTTCTGACTCATATTTGAACGAGTTcaaacttttcttttatttgacgGTGGCTGGTGGCTGTAAAGGTGTTATTCCAAGCAAGGTCAATTTGTAACCTATTTGACGATGGCCAATGGTCGTAAAGGTGTTAATTCATGCAAGGTCGAATTGTAATCTATTTGATTTGACGATGGCCAATAGCCGTGaaggtgttaattcgagcgaggtcgaattgtaACCTATTTGATTTGACGATGGCCAATGGCCGTGaaggtgttaattcgagcgaggtcgaattgtaACCTATTTGATTTGAGGATGGCCAATGGTCGTGaaggtgttaattcgagcgaggtcgaattgtaACCTATTTGATTTGAGGATGGCCAATGGTCGTGaaggtgttaattcgagcgagatcGAATTGTAACCTATTTGATTTGACGATGGCTAATGGCCGTGaaggtgttaattcgagcgaggtcgaattgtaACCTATTTGATTTGACGATGGCTAATGGCCGTGaaggtgttaattcgagcgaggtcgaattgtaACCTATTTGATTTGACGATGGCTAATGGTCGTGaaggtgttaattcgagcgagatcAAATTTTAACCTATTTGATTTGATGATGGCCAATGGCCGTGaaggtgttaattcgagcgaggtcgaattgtaacgtttttgattattttttggaGAACTTTACACGTCGTCGTACCGTCTAGGCATGCACCAGGGTAAGTCCCGGTGTGCTTGGTTTTGCTTCTACTAAAGAATACTAGGCGCTTCGCGGGTGAGTCTCAGTGTGCTTAACCTTGCGTTCATTGGAGAGTTCTTTGCATTTCATTGGAAATTACTATGCGTTTCACTAGGGATTATTGTGCGTTTCATGGGTGAGCCCCCTGTTATGGAGATTTACCTGATAGTTGACATGTGCTGATCCGTTTCAGTTATTTGTAATTTGGTACGGCTTATAGGGCTTTGCTCGGTCACTGCTTGCGAAGTGCTATGGTACAGAACCATTTcatggggtgttttggtggcgcCCGTTCCTTGTTCGCATATTTGTGAGAGCGCTTGTGTTCCTATTCTAAACTAACAAGAGATCGTGGTAAGTGGAATCCAAACGAAATTGCCTGTTACCTTGGCCTGATAAGGTGGTAAAAAAGGAATGGCACCGTGGGGTCGCTCGTTTTGCCCCGTATTTGAATGATGATTTTAGGTTTGGCGGTCGTGTTTGGCTCTATCGTTAACCACATCTAGGCTTCTCGTGAGTTGGATTTACTTTGCTTGTTGGGACGTCGAAACCGAGTCCCGGTCCGACCTCGTCTGATTTGCACAAACAACAAGGGAAACATGTCATACTTTGTTCACAAATCAACTAGTGTGTGTGGATATGTAAATAGGGCAGGATGTGCCCGCTCTTTCAAAGGACCACACAGTAGACTATCGTCCCTCCCCAGGAGGTAAGGGGAGGGTCGGTATATAAGGTGGTTACGTCAAATGAGGTTACGGTCATGCCAAACGCATAGTGACCGTGATTCTATTTTAAACATGCATATGGCGCGCCAAACCCATCGTTACAGGTGAGACGTGAGTTTTGCATAGACATCAGTTATAACTTCTATTTTATGTAGAGATCTGACCTAGATTGGTACGGTTATCTCTAAGGCTTACCTACAATTCTTTAGAGTTGGTATTTGTGCCGAGATGATGTGGCCATGACAGCCTGGTAGTGATATTTGCCTGGTTCAagatctaaaaaaaattaaaaaatttggctaagaaatccccacagacggcgccaaattgttcgACTAAAAAATTATTAAACCTTTTAGCTAACCAATTAATAGAGAAAAGGAGGGTAAATCCTAGCCAaacataattaactctagatccaAACATAATAAATATGAAAATCAAAGGAGACCGAGCTTGTGTAACATTTATCAAGATGATTAACAAATATCAAATGTAAATGATAAGCTTATATCTTTGATATATTGTTCCGTACTTGTAagagtaaagaagaaaaataggaaaaattgtTAATAACTATGAGATCTATCTTTGTGGCTTCAACAATGGTTGCTACGAGGGGTGGTAACCAAAAGCTGAGCCATTTCTTCGTTCTCGGAGATCTCCTCTTGTTCTTATCTTTCACCTCTTGATCTCTCCTTTCTTGGATGGGAGcccctcatatatatatatatatattatcgatttttttattttacccaACGATATTTAACCAGTGTATCCTCTCATGACTGTACTCTTCCTTACTCGCCTAAATAATACGACATGTTCTGCGGTATAGGCTTTCTGACAGCTCGATCTCGACAGTGGCCGAGTTGCTCGGATCTATTATGCCTAGGGGGCACGACTATGGCTTGGTCGATCCCTTATCGTTCCTTTTAATGACAACTAtcttgtggtcagattttgacccatacaaaaatctatttattattttatatgaaataaaagataaattgaAAATACGTATATTAGTATTGGGAGATTAAGTATAAGTAACTAAaacatatatatttatttttattattagttcTCGCATAAAACTCTTTATATTGAtcccatatatataaaaaaattatatattataatcCTGACAGAACTAATATGTATATCAACTCGACcccttattatttttttgaaatgccGGTCACAATAAATATACTAAGAAACTAAAAATGAAAAGAGTAAAAATTATCGAGAAATAGCACGCGGAAGAAATGCTAGAAATGTATTCACTAACTTGTGATGAGATGAAAGGTCAGTTCAAACTTTATATAAAGGGCCAATCACACAGCCATGTTAGTACCTCCTACTTTCTAATTAGAGTAACAAACATTCCAAAAACATGAGGGCcattttcttctttctccttaTTTCCATGGCAGCGGCAACTGCCAAAGCGTCCCACGCACAGTCTATTCCCAACCAAATCCACCCTCTACGGCCGACGGCTGGTTCCGCCGGCCGCCACGTTCCTCAAATCAACTGCCTGAGCTGGCGGCTGGCAGTTGAAACCAACAACATCCAAAACTGGAAATTAGTGCCCCTTCAATGCGAAAGCTACGTAGGGCACTACATGCTTGGGAAGCAGTACCGCGACGACTGCAACGCTGTGGTCGTCGCGGCTATTCAGTATGCCAAAACCCTCAAAATTGCCAAAGACGGCAAAGATGTTTGGGTCTTTGATATTGATGAAACCACTCtctctaaccttccttattatgcTCGTTCTGATGTTGCCTTTGGGTAAGTTTTTAGGAAATACAACTTCTGTACCTAGATATATTGCATTAAAATCTCAACAAATACTATATTCTGAACCCATAATTACAAATGTGCAATAGGTTCAGTGATGAAAACAGATGGATCGTCTCTACTGAAGTAGCCACGTAAAACTCAAGTGCTTGACTAATAAAGTGTACATTTAATTGTTATCAGGGCAACAAAATTCAACGGGACGAAGTTTGACGGGTGGACAAGAGAAGGAAAAGCACCAGCAGTGCCAGGAGCTCTGTTTCTGTATAGAACATTGTTGGCTATGGGTATTAAACCAGTCTTTATCACTGGAACAAAAGAAGAATTCAGACAAGTCAGGATTGCTAACCTAAAAAAAGTTGGCTACCATTCTTGGGTGAAGCTCATCTTGAAGTAAGAATATCAATTAACTATCTAAAATTGAGCATTTTAGGGATATAGTAATTGATATGATATGAATAATTGGGTGCAGGGGAGTAAATGATACAGGATCCTCAGTAATGTACAAGTCAGGGAAAAGGGCAGAGTTGGTGAAAGCTGGATATAGAATTGTTGGCAACATAGGAGACCAGTGGAGTGATTTGCTTGGTGATTTTGTTGGAGACCGCACTTTCAAATTGCCGGATCCAATGTATTACATTGGTTGAAAAACTAATTACCCACTTCGACATTATTAGGGTTTCTGTTTCAGAATATCATGATTGAAATTGAACTTAATGTCGAGTAATTTAACAGTCCTGGTTTTTATTAGGAtatgtatttgtttttgattCTTCAAATGTTCTACACCCCAATCTCCTctttttgtgttttctttctgTAATCTCAATTTGGTGAAGAAATGACAAGTGCAGTTAATTCATAACAATTGTGCCAAGTAAATCACGATTCGCGATTGTTGCTAACGTTTCACACTACTGGTGAGGCTTGTAGTACTATTGACAAAATTAAGTAGGTAGAATATGTGTATCCCATGAATATAAAAGCTGTCCATTTCGTTTAAGACATTGCATGTCAGGGTCAGCAACAACCTAAATTAATGAAAGGCATGATTCATGGCAATAATTATGTGCCACTTGTATACTatacttttccttttatttaaagAATTTAATGGGGATGATAGAATTGGATTTATGATCtgataaaatataaaactaaaatttttCTATACACAAAAGTATAAATTAATTTAGAACAGGAAGGCAAATCTGTCTATTTGTAGAATACACAATATTCAAAAGAATAGAGGTTTGTGTCATCTAAATCCACAAGGGTATGTgtttgtcacaccccttttttcacTTCACTTAACCCTCTTTAAAATATATAAAGTGATTTGTAAGCTCAAAAgggatttcaattttgaaaagTGACAAATTTTTGTGTTCAAAAGGGTTAACTCAGAGTCGTTGTTGGTGTGCTAGGTCACCCGTTTTTTTAAAACACTGCACCAGAGTTCTAGGTAAtagggttcatttgactcgggagGAGTGTCTAACTCAGAGTCGCTGTCGGTGTGCTAGGtcacccttttttttttaaaacactgCACCAGAGTTCTAGGTAAtagggttcatttgactcggagAGGAGTGTTAGACACTCctcaagtcccgtaactagtacagttgcatacttgatctagtcgacctttaaaacattcaaattgaggtaaaatcacggaaaaggaaaacaaacacacaagaggctcgaggtcgtccccacctaaacgaaagaaaataaaagtaaaatcctAAATAATAATATATACTATGCTTTTCCACGAAATTTGTCATGGCCTCCAAATACATGATACTATGGGGCATACCccggataaaaatatatacaaatccttcggggcattccccggataaatttaattaagcgaacgacctctcgcctcaaaaGTAACAAAATCCTAAAGCTTGCCTACTCAAGTGTGGTCGGCCTAAAACATACTACTAGCGGCTCGAGCAAGTAAAGTAAAACAATTAACATGATAAATTCAATTTTTCCATTCTAGGTGTCCAAATTCCCCATATTCAAAGCAGCGAAAAATCCAGCCAATCTACTTAGATATGCTAAATTAATCCCTTTtaataaatcaatgaaacatgagGTCAAAATTCATTTTTAACAATCAAGACCCATCCAAACAGATCAAGCTAAATAACATACAAACAATAGTCAACAAATGAAACAATGAGGTTTTGATATTTAAGCAAAACAGAGTATAGGAAATGAGAAACGAACCTCAAAATGAATCAGAAAATTAATTATGAGGTTAGTTTGAACTCAGAAATATGACGAACCACAAACGGAATTTGAATCGGCACCAGGGACTCATGAACGGCGACTGGAAAAGTTCTGGATTCCAAATTCGAATACGATACTCAAACGAATCCCATAATCACAGTGAAATTCGACATTGGAGAGAAGATCactgattttttttccttttttatttataatatttggAGTTGAAGACATTGAAAATTCAATGAAAACCCCAAAAATTCTAATCTCTGAAACTATTACTAAGATGTAACGTAATTTTTTTATATCAAAAGCTAAATGGAAATTAGTCGAGAAAAGATGGAAATTAGAAACCCAAAACACCATCGTATTTGCTCTATTTATGCGTACTGTTCATGTGTGTGTGTGGTCGTGGTAGTGAGGGAGCTCGGCGACAGTGAGTTGTGGTAGTGTGTTCGGTGGTTGCGTTTGGAGTAGGGCTAGCGGCTGCTTAGTGTGGAGAAGAAGGAGATGGCGTGAGGGAGATGGAGTTTTCGCTGGTTTGGTGAGAGGTCCAGAAGCAGCGGCGGCTATGGAGGGGTTCTTGGTGCAGCTGGTCCGTCGGCTGTGAGGGTTCAGACGTGAAAAAGGGGTCTATGGCTGTTGGAGCTCTAGGCGGGCTCGTCTAAAAATGGAGGGACGACTGGAGATTTTTAGGTGTCTATGTGATTAGGGTTCAGCTAGGAGTGTTGTTTGGTGGTCTTAGGGGTGTTCAAGGGTTGAAGcgttaagaagaagaagagggaacATCGGTCTTGTTGGTGTGGGGGTCGTTTCTAGGGTTTGTGtctaaggaagaagaagaagataaaagggTCTAGTGTTTTATGTATTAGGGTAAGATAAAATATGGGCCTAGGTTAAATTGGGCTCTAAATCTACCAAATTGGGCTAAGAAAGGCTGAAAATTTAATTTACTTCTAAAAATACTTATAAGAAGATATAAAATAACTCTTAATTGATTTTAATAAactattatatttaaaataaaaataaaaattaaagttggaactatttttgg belongs to Nicotiana tabacum cultivar K326 chromosome 6, ASM71507v2, whole genome shotgun sequence and includes:
- the LOC107772049 gene encoding acid phosphatase 1-like; translation: MRAIFFFLLISMAAATAKASHAQSIPNQIHPLRPTAGSAGRHVPQINCLSWRLAVETNNIQNWKLVPLQCESYVGHYMLGKQYRDDCNAVVVAAIQYAKTLKIAKDGKDVWVFDIDETTLSNLPYYARSDVAFGATKFNGTKFDGWTREGKAPAVPGALFLYRTLLAMGIKPVFITGTKEEFRQVRIANLKKVGYHSWVKLILKGVNDTGSSVMYKSGKRAELVKAGYRIVGNIGDQWSDLLGDFVGDRTFKLPDPMYYIG